The following are from one region of the Alicyclobacillus fastidiosus genome:
- the recU gene encoding Holliday junction resolvase RecU — protein sequence MTRLYQSYANRGMALENLIETTNQTYLNRGWAVVHKRPTPVKILRTIGTSIVSAHLEAPSTVDFNGVYQGRAIEFEAKSTKEDRFPLKNIHDHQVEHLRMCNKVGAITFCIIEFAKHQEVFFVHANMIVNAWDEAKKGGRKSISYDDFVYQCEIIQPTRGVPLDYLAVVDKLIEAKTA from the coding sequence ATGACTCGTTTATATCAGTCCTATGCAAATCGAGGTATGGCGCTTGAAAATCTGATAGAGACGACGAATCAGACGTATTTGAACCGTGGATGGGCCGTTGTTCATAAACGGCCTACTCCGGTGAAGATTTTGAGGACTATAGGAACATCGATTGTTTCAGCTCATCTGGAAGCCCCTTCGACGGTGGACTTCAATGGTGTTTATCAAGGTAGAGCGATCGAGTTCGAAGCCAAAAGCACCAAAGAAGACAGATTCCCGTTGAAGAACATCCATGATCATCAAGTCGAGCATTTGAGGATGTGCAACAAGGTTGGTGCAATCACCTTCTGCATCATCGAATTCGCCAAGCATCAAGAAGTGTTTTTCGTTCACGCAAACATGATTGTGAACGCATGGGATGAAGCAAAGAAGGGTGGGCGCAAGTCCATTTCATACGATGACTTTGTGTACCAATGCGAAATCATACAGCCGACGCGAGGTGTTCCACTGGACTATCTAGCCGTGGTTGATAAGCTGATTGAAGCGAAAACTGCCTAG
- a CDS encoding helix-turn-helix transcriptional regulator codes for MRTWLGNRRKELGWTKSKAAETLGISRQFYGQIESGERNPTLALAKRICNVMKLDPVMFFVDDIHDQHNQIHSA; via the coding sequence ATGCGAACATGGCTAGGAAATCGTCGCAAGGAACTTGGCTGGACCAAGTCCAAAGCTGCAGAAACGCTAGGTATTTCTCGCCAATTCTACGGGCAGATCGAGTCCGGAGAGAGAAACCCAACACTTGCTTTGGCAAAACGTATCTGTAACGTCATGAAACTCGATCCAGTAATGTTCTTTGTAGACGATATACACGATCAGCATAACCAAATTCACTCTGCCTGA
- a CDS encoding ATP-binding protein, which produces MEPLTEFEIAGKRFPFGAKRCTCEEAQTWWAEYDRQKAEEKRLEEERERRARLDRLFQLSMLPTRWKSRTFESFEVTNDNRDAFQTAKEYVEQFRPSEGKGLIFTGTVGLGKTHLSAAIAMELLSREYSAVFGTVTTLLDEFRSAYDNDRIHHADVMRQLTRCDLLIVDDLGKEKVTDWVEQMVYELINTRYENNKSLIVTTNMTLTDIRDKYTERGAAIVSRILEMCKGVKMTGRDRRRMNIAI; this is translated from the coding sequence TTGGAGCCGCTCACTGAATTCGAAATCGCAGGCAAGAGGTTTCCCTTCGGCGCCAAGCGTTGCACATGTGAAGAAGCACAGACATGGTGGGCTGAGTATGACCGACAGAAAGCCGAGGAAAAGCGTCTGGAGGAAGAACGTGAACGGCGGGCGCGTCTGGATAGGTTATTCCAACTCAGTATGCTTCCGACCCGTTGGAAGTCTCGAACATTCGAGAGTTTTGAAGTGACCAATGACAACCGTGATGCTTTTCAAACTGCCAAGGAATACGTTGAACAGTTTAGGCCGAGCGAAGGAAAAGGACTCATTTTCACTGGAACAGTCGGACTTGGTAAGACACATCTTTCAGCTGCTATCGCGATGGAGCTCCTATCCCGGGAATACTCGGCAGTCTTCGGAACCGTAACGACATTGCTTGATGAATTCCGAAGCGCTTATGACAATGACCGGATTCATCATGCAGATGTGATGCGGCAGCTAACCCGATGTGACTTGCTAATCGTCGATGACTTGGGCAAGGAAAAGGTCACTGATTGGGTTGAGCAGATGGTTTATGAGCTTATCAATACTCGCTATGAGAACAACAAAAGTCTGATTGTGACCACAAATATGACACTAACTGACATAAGGGACAAGTATACAGAACGTGGGGCCGCGATTGTGAGCCGAATCCTTGAAATGTGTAAGGGCGTAAAGATGACAGGTCGAGATCGGCGCAGGATGAACATCGCAATCTAA
- a CDS encoding AbrB/MazE/SpoVT family DNA-binding domain-containing protein, with product MKATGIVRKVDELGRVVVPIEHRRTLGIDIKDPLEIFTDGDKIILRKYQPGCVVCGETEDVQNFKGKHICADCIHEISIQAV from the coding sequence ATGAAAGCTACTGGAATTGTACGCAAGGTGGACGAACTCGGACGTGTGGTTGTGCCGATTGAACATCGCCGGACGCTCGGAATCGATATCAAAGACCCACTAGAGATTTTCACGGATGGAGACAAGATCATCCTTCGCAAATATCAGCCAGGATGCGTTGTTTGCGGGGAAACCGAGGACGTGCAGAACTTCAAAGGCAAGCATATTTGTGCAGATTGTATCCATGAAATTTCCATTCAAGCTGTGTGA
- a CDS encoding DnaD domain protein, with amino-acid sequence MAWIELHQTIWTHKKTALLASRLRIKRTYAAAHMAHLWCWALDNATDGLLNVPNEIIAFAADWDENPDEFVEAMQYSGFLVSDDEGYRLHDWDDYAGKLIEQRRKNRERKQKSRARAKASESNSGHAEVTGTSHDGHRATVPNRTVPNHKDIKEEDKILAESGFVNTQEQKKSSFDPKLGELVRQFESDGFGTLNSTIAEQLGAMYQEFGFEWVSNAMKEAVLSGKRTLRFVNGILQNWRREGGMHLTSVKGIQGVKHGGRNSKRTDPSDDAELEAIEQAWLERSKMHLVRSEVGAAH; translated from the coding sequence ATGGCGTGGATTGAACTTCATCAAACGATTTGGACACATAAAAAAACTGCCCTGTTGGCATCGCGGTTGAGGATAAAGAGGACATACGCAGCTGCGCACATGGCGCATCTGTGGTGTTGGGCATTAGACAATGCAACGGATGGGTTGCTGAATGTCCCTAATGAAATCATCGCTTTTGCCGCAGATTGGGACGAAAACCCTGATGAATTCGTAGAAGCCATGCAATATTCGGGCTTTCTTGTAAGTGATGATGAAGGTTATAGGCTCCATGATTGGGATGATTACGCGGGAAAGTTGATTGAACAGCGTCGGAAGAACAGGGAGCGAAAACAGAAATCACGTGCAAGGGCAAAGGCTTCGGAAAGTAATTCCGGTCACGCGGAAGTCACGGGGACGTCACATGACGGTCACAGGGCTACCGTACCTAACCGTACCGTACCTAACCATAAAGATATAAAAGAAGAAGACAAAATACTCGCTGAATCCGGTTTTGTCAATACCCAAGAACAAAAAAAGTCGTCTTTTGACCCTAAACTCGGTGAATTGGTTAGGCAATTTGAATCCGATGGTTTTGGCACATTGAACAGCACTATCGCTGAACAACTTGGTGCAATGTATCAAGAATTCGGGTTTGAATGGGTATCCAATGCGATGAAAGAAGCTGTTCTGTCTGGCAAACGGACTCTGAGGTTTGTAAATGGCATCTTGCAGAACTGGCGTAGAGAAGGCGGTATGCATCTAACTTCCGTGAAAGGTATTCAAGGGGTGAAACATGGTGGACGCAATAGCAAACGTACTGACCCAAGTGATGACGCAGAACTTGAAGCAATCGAACAAGCCTGGTTGGAAAGATCAAAAATGCACTTGGTGCGGAGCGAAGTTGGAGCCGCTCACTGA
- a CDS encoding recombinase RecT — MGNPSALKGQLQKRAEEGIKPSSSQGGSRSIEEWFQNMKPALAQVLPKHITADRLVRIALTEIRTNPTLKQCNPSSLMAGVLQAAQLGLEIGMLGHAYLVPFRNNKQQRMDAQMIIGYKGMLELVRRSDRISNAVARPVYENDYFHLKYGFKDEFEHVPWYMRDDAEFTDGGKLKGAYFKAEMKDGGYYFNYLPVQKIEEHRLSSKAKNSGPWVDNYEEMCLKTVVRASFKWLPVSIEVQAAVVQDETVKTDILDDMTLVPDVIDVESEDVTYESQGSPEDVTQDDAEQQSLNFE; from the coding sequence ATGGGAAATCCATCTGCACTCAAAGGTCAACTGCAAAAACGAGCGGAGGAAGGCATCAAGCCTTCTTCCTCCCAAGGCGGATCAAGGTCAATTGAGGAATGGTTTCAGAATATGAAGCCGGCACTTGCTCAAGTGCTTCCGAAACACATTACTGCAGATCGATTGGTCCGTATCGCTTTGACAGAAATCCGAACGAATCCAACTTTGAAGCAATGCAATCCATCCAGTTTGATGGCTGGTGTCCTCCAAGCCGCGCAGCTGGGCCTTGAAATTGGGATGCTCGGACATGCCTACCTTGTCCCATTCCGTAACAACAAACAGCAACGTATGGACGCTCAAATGATCATCGGCTATAAAGGGATGCTCGAGTTGGTGAGACGTTCAGACCGGATTTCAAATGCGGTTGCCCGTCCTGTCTATGAGAATGACTACTTCCATCTGAAATACGGATTCAAGGATGAATTTGAACATGTGCCTTGGTACATGCGTGATGATGCAGAATTCACAGATGGCGGAAAGCTTAAGGGCGCATATTTCAAGGCTGAAATGAAGGACGGCGGGTACTACTTCAACTACTTGCCTGTCCAGAAAATCGAGGAACACCGCTTATCTTCGAAGGCTAAGAACAGTGGGCCTTGGGTCGATAACTACGAGGAAATGTGCTTGAAGACGGTTGTCCGTGCATCGTTCAAATGGCTTCCGGTCAGCATCGAGGTTCAGGCCGCAGTTGTCCAGGATGAAACGGTGAAGACCGATATCTTAGATGACATGACTTTAGTTCCAGACGTGATCGATGTTGAAAGCGAAGACGTCACGTACGAGTCACAGGGAAGTCCCGAGGACGTCACACAAGATGATGCAGAACAACAATCACTGAATTTTGAATGA
- a CDS encoding MazG nucleotide pyrophosphohydrolase domain-containing protein: protein MTNEEMRKTIRYIMNEVHQTAVSKGWYEQPVAFTTHIALAHSELSEALEADRKNYGEDKIAEELADVLIRTLDMAAAHNLDLAGALVAKMEKNKGRTYRHGGLKY, encoded by the coding sequence ATGACAAACGAGGAAATGCGTAAGACGATTCGATACATAATGAACGAAGTTCACCAAACGGCGGTAAGCAAGGGGTGGTACGAACAGCCTGTAGCCTTTACGACGCACATTGCGCTGGCTCATAGCGAACTTTCAGAAGCCCTTGAAGCAGACCGGAAGAACTATGGAGAGGACAAGATTGCTGAAGAACTAGCCGACGTCTTGATTCGGACACTGGACATGGCGGCAGCGCACAATTTGGATTTAGCGGGCGCACTCGTTGCCAAGATGGAGAAGAACAAAGGTCGTACATACCGTCATGGTGGATTGAAGTATTAA
- the ltrA gene encoding group II intron reverse transcriptase/maturase, producing MNTLAASSESTGSTRKRSPKPSEDRIMVAWLEAQDTSSPNNTFGSGTDWNEIEQHVCRLQRQLANAVEHGNRKAIRHYKWLIRTSQHAKMLAIRTVTQDNNGRKTPGIDGKLYTTSEARNELLTLVNLREKPLPVRRVYIKKKNGKQRPLGIPTIHGRVCQEIHKMAMEPEWDIRFEQNSYGFRPSRSTWDAIEQLFVVLATRRAPQWVIEGDIRGFFDNVAHEKLLNKLAPEDKMFVRRILKAPVIEPKRGRIPSLRGTPQGGIISPLLANIALNGMEEALRELAFKMGFGPQRKKPGINMVVYADDFVISCRTKEQAEQFVPVVSKWLEENVGVELSLEKTKITHIDEGFDFLGFNVRKYDGKLLIKPSKESQLSILRKAKMLLDSNKTAKAETIIRKLNPLLRGWASYYSTAVSTDAFSYCDYRIHKMLWRWIGRRHPNKSAKWMKAKYFARRGNRDWVFTDGTWDLFYMTNMPIIRHTKVQGNRSPFRPSDSNYFEHRRKQLLLKHLNGFQKKIVEKTDGKCGLCGRPISEEHFRKWRLNSENKICFHHVIPHQLGGRSTINNVFVTHRWCHELHYKRYGYDTMPDRPERFLKDSETVINGRVVWKNGSTATDN from the coding sequence ATGAACACATTAGCCGCGTCAAGCGAGTCAACAGGCTCAACGCGCAAGAGATCCCCGAAGCCCAGCGAAGATAGAATCATGGTGGCGTGGTTAGAGGCACAAGATACCTCATCGCCCAATAATACCTTCGGTTCAGGGACTGACTGGAACGAAATCGAGCAGCACGTCTGTAGGTTACAGCGCCAATTAGCAAACGCAGTCGAGCACGGAAATCGAAAGGCTATCCGCCATTACAAGTGGCTTATCCGCACCAGCCAACACGCTAAAATGTTGGCAATCCGAACCGTTACACAGGACAATAACGGACGTAAAACACCAGGAATCGATGGCAAACTCTACACTACGTCAGAAGCCCGTAACGAGTTGCTCACCCTAGTGAATCTCCGAGAAAAGCCACTTCCAGTGCGCCGGGTCTATATCAAGAAAAAGAATGGCAAGCAAAGACCGCTCGGTATTCCCACTATCCACGGGCGCGTATGTCAAGAGATACACAAAATGGCTATGGAGCCCGAATGGGACATTAGGTTTGAACAAAATTCATACGGATTCCGTCCGAGTCGTTCGACATGGGACGCCATCGAACAACTCTTTGTGGTGCTCGCAACTCGTCGTGCACCGCAGTGGGTTATCGAGGGTGACATCAGAGGTTTCTTTGACAACGTAGCCCACGAAAAATTGCTGAACAAACTCGCTCCAGAAGACAAGATGTTCGTCCGGCGAATTCTTAAAGCGCCTGTGATTGAGCCTAAACGAGGGCGAATTCCTAGCCTCAGGGGGACCCCGCAGGGTGGTATAATCTCACCCCTTCTCGCCAACATCGCGTTAAACGGGATGGAAGAGGCGTTAAGGGAACTGGCATTTAAAATGGGATTCGGACCTCAGAGAAAAAAGCCTGGTATTAATATGGTAGTTTATGCGGACGACTTTGTTATTTCCTGTAGAACGAAGGAACAAGCCGAGCAGTTTGTGCCAGTGGTATCCAAATGGCTGGAGGAAAACGTCGGAGTCGAACTAAGCCTAGAAAAAACGAAAATTACTCATATCGATGAGGGTTTCGATTTTCTGGGGTTCAACGTTCGGAAATACGACGGGAAACTGCTTATCAAACCATCCAAAGAGAGTCAGCTTTCCATCCTTCGAAAAGCAAAAATGCTGCTGGACTCCAATAAAACTGCCAAGGCAGAAACTATCATTCGAAAACTTAATCCACTGTTACGTGGATGGGCGAGCTACTACAGTACGGCTGTCAGTACAGACGCCTTCTCTTACTGCGACTATCGAATCCATAAAATGCTATGGCGATGGATTGGAAGAAGGCATCCAAACAAAAGCGCGAAATGGATGAAGGCAAAATACTTCGCGCGACGTGGTAATCGAGACTGGGTATTCACGGACGGAACATGGGACCTCTTCTATATGACAAACATGCCTATCATCCGACATACTAAGGTACAAGGAAATCGCTCTCCGTTTCGTCCTAGTGATAGCAACTACTTTGAACATCGGCGGAAGCAACTGCTCCTTAAACATCTCAATGGGTTTCAGAAGAAAATCGTTGAGAAAACGGACGGAAAGTGCGGTCTATGTGGACGTCCAATTTCGGAAGAACATTTTCGTAAATGGCGGCTTAATAGTGAAAACAAGATTTGTTTCCACCATGTGATTCCACATCAGCTTGGCGGTCGCTCCACGATTAACAACGTGTTTGTCACCCATCGTTGGTGTCATGAACTTCATTACAAGAGATATGGATATGACACCATGCCTGACAGACCAGAACGGTTTCTCAAGGACAGCGAGACCGTTATCAATGGAAGGGTCGTCTGGAAGAATGGTTCCACAGCTACAGACAACTAA
- a CDS encoding helix-turn-helix domain-containing protein yields MSYQELPDVLTMTDVAKYLRIGRTKAYELAYNPDFPAIRIGRCVRVTKDAFLRWCNETPPLKQNA; encoded by the coding sequence GTGTCTTATCAAGAATTACCCGACGTACTTACCATGACAGACGTAGCAAAATACCTTCGGATTGGTAGAACGAAAGCATACGAACTGGCCTATAATCCGGACTTTCCGGCGATTCGTATTGGCCGTTGTGTTCGCGTAACCAAAGATGCATTTCTTCGCTGGTGCAACGAAACACCACCTCTCAAGCAAAACGCCTAA
- a CDS encoding helix-turn-helix transcriptional regulator, whose amino-acid sequence MELGTLLRICRERKRLSQQNLAFAVGIDRSEVSRLERNLKPIDVITLEMWAKATDGGHIIGWFVAEMLGASEKRWERALRVEMLTEQLRQTLGEKGAD is encoded by the coding sequence ATGGAACTTGGCACACTGTTGAGAATCTGCCGAGAGAGAAAGCGTTTGTCACAACAGAATCTAGCATTTGCTGTTGGCATTGATCGTTCGGAGGTATCACGTCTTGAAAGAAATCTTAAACCCATTGACGTCATCACCCTTGAAATGTGGGCAAAAGCAACGGATGGAGGTCACATTATTGGTTGGTTTGTTGCGGAAATGTTGGGAGCTTCCGAAAAGCGGTGGGAACGGGCACTACGAGTAGAGATGCTTACAGAACAATTGAGACAGACACTAGGTGAGAAAGGAGCTGATTAG
- a CDS encoding helix-turn-helix transcriptional regulator produces the protein MKFAERLTELRRNQGWTQEDVANLLGIARTTYAMYEQSRREPELKTICMLGDLYNVSIDYLLGRTDDPTPPKPATAVTDMIQGSGDKEVTGSKKLDDAMKSDIKRISGQMESEYDEHDPAMANFLYKVIRNVLREFDQFKKDQQTKGD, from the coding sequence ATGAAATTTGCTGAGCGACTCACGGAGTTACGTCGTAATCAGGGCTGGACACAAGAAGATGTCGCCAATCTACTGGGGATTGCACGAACGACGTACGCGATGTATGAACAATCACGCCGCGAACCTGAATTAAAAACGATTTGCATGTTAGGTGATCTGTATAACGTTAGTATCGACTATCTTTTAGGACGAACAGATGACCCGACCCCGCCAAAACCGGCTACTGCAGTTACTGATATGATTCAAGGTAGCGGCGACAAGGAAGTGACCGGTTCCAAGAAACTAGATGATGCTATGAAATCAGATATAAAACGCATTTCTGGACAGATGGAATCAGAATACGATGAGCACGATCCAGCGATGGCAAACTTTCTTTATAAAGTCATTCGCAATGTTCTGAGGGAGTTCGACCAATTTAAGAAAGACCAACAAACCAAAGGAGATTAA
- a CDS encoding DUF5651 domain-containing protein codes for MKDYMNAAEQENFLMAWGAQSAIAIVIDEAQGHVPKEVLADLKRARSFTERALRNWIKPKNLKTKTIVTKKAAGVSIGLLNDAKKKAEHVAFLKHMQKVREEAYREDPDHVLDLAEITMAVVCKKCSGKPKAKCPVYQAFQGLDIEPWDKNHPSCEYAGAGITQKGVSA; via the coding sequence ATGAAGGATTACATGAATGCGGCTGAGCAAGAAAACTTCCTGATGGCCTGGGGTGCTCAATCTGCAATCGCCATTGTCATCGATGAAGCGCAAGGGCATGTACCCAAAGAAGTCTTAGCAGACCTCAAACGTGCTAGGTCATTTACTGAACGGGCCTTGCGGAACTGGATTAAACCAAAGAATTTGAAGACCAAAACCATCGTCACGAAGAAAGCAGCCGGTGTGTCGATTGGTCTTCTGAATGATGCCAAGAAGAAAGCCGAACATGTTGCATTCCTCAAACACATGCAGAAAGTGCGCGAAGAAGCGTACAGGGAAGACCCAGATCATGTGTTGGACTTGGCTGAAATCACAATGGCTGTTGTCTGTAAGAAATGCAGTGGTAAGCCAAAGGCTAAGTGCCCTGTTTATCAAGCCTTTCAGGGCTTGGATATAGAGCCTTGGGACAAGAACCATCCCTCATGCGAATACGCAGGGGCAGGAATCACCCAGAAAGGAGTTTCTGCATGA
- a CDS encoding transposase: MSITQNAKIRRVTDSTLVVGADIAKKVYVARASDARGIELGKPLSFDNTRDGFERLLSWLETLMVEYGFDNVILGVEPTGHYWMVRHESRC; encoded by the coding sequence GTGAGTATAACGCAAAATGCAAAAATCCGTCGCGTCACAGATTCCACCTTGGTCGTCGGAGCAGATATTGCTAAGAAGGTTTACGTCGCTCGCGCCAGCGACGCACGCGGTATTGAGCTTGGCAAACCGTTGAGTTTCGACAACACGAGAGACGGTTTTGAGAGGCTACTCTCTTGGCTGGAGACGCTCATGGTCGAGTATGGCTTTGACAACGTCATTTTGGGCGTTGAGCCAACGGGTCACTACTGGATGGTGCGACATGAAAGTCGCTGTTAA
- a CDS encoding DUF3889 domain-containing protein, with amino-acid sequence MKVWFLLLAFCISSVCVFDKAPAIALASDVSNTAKPTPTYSKWGLLAVQEAKKRYPNSLVIDYKHVGRKDLSLTESQETFKLWMRNTNHEFGLYVYIVFNKTNQKLSGITFKETNR; translated from the coding sequence ATGAAGGTATGGTTTTTATTACTCGCTTTTTGCATATCGTCAGTATGTGTTTTTGATAAAGCCCCAGCCATTGCCTTGGCGAGCGATGTTTCGAACACCGCAAAGCCAACGCCTACATATTCCAAGTGGGGGTTACTGGCAGTTCAAGAAGCAAAAAAGCGATACCCAAACTCATTAGTGATCGACTATAAACATGTTGGGCGAAAAGACCTCTCCCTAACTGAATCCCAGGAGACGTTTAAGTTGTGGATGAGAAATACCAACCACGAATTTGGATTGTACGTTTACATCGTATTCAACAAAACAAACCAGAAACTAAGTGGAATTACCTTCAAGGAAACAAATCGCTAA
- a CDS encoding sigma-70 family RNA polymerase sigma factor, whose translation MDFKDELSGWIDNYGDQLLRIACSYIHDRAAAEDCLQDAFVKAYKKTSQLKNRDRPFPWLARIVINECKSRSRKNKELVLPILPEQEVHGPETIVMEKVRSESIQMAINSLPEKYRTPIVLHYFHDLRLEVIAEILGEKSGTIRTRVSRARERLKVMLEVGETDESRRTITEI comes from the coding sequence GTGGATTTTAAAGATGAACTTTCGGGTTGGATAGATAATTACGGAGACCAATTACTGAGAATTGCCTGTTCCTACATCCATGATCGAGCCGCAGCTGAAGACTGTTTACAGGATGCATTTGTAAAAGCATATAAAAAGACGTCCCAATTAAAAAATAGGGATCGCCCATTTCCCTGGCTAGCTCGTATCGTTATAAACGAATGTAAATCAAGGAGCAGGAAAAACAAGGAATTGGTCCTACCAATACTTCCTGAACAAGAAGTTCATGGACCAGAGACAATTGTAATGGAAAAGGTACGTAGTGAAAGCATACAAATGGCAATTAACTCCCTACCTGAAAAATACAGAACCCCAATCGTCTTACATTATTTTCATGACCTTCGGTTGGAAGTCATTGCCGAAATTTTAGGTGAAAAATCAGGGACAATTCGTACTCGCGTAAGTAGGGCTAGAGAACGGCTGAAAGTCATGCTGGAAGTAGGTGAAACAGATGAATCTCGACGAACGATTACAGAAATTTAA
- a CDS encoding YqaJ viral recombinase family protein, giving the protein MTAQVLVSTREMDRAEWLLWRRKGIGGSDASAVAGFNPWRTVLEVFYDKINLFPIEIKEQNERMYWGNLLEDIVAKEFTIRTGLKVRKRNAMLQHPEHSFMIGDVDREIIDKKRGKGILEVKTTDAFNRKEWEGDRIPDHYYIQLQHYLAVTGYSYGYFAVLIGGNKFIYREIDRDDEFIESLIKIESEFWQLIENRTPPEVDSSKSATNVLNSLYPRSVKNEIALPSEAKFLVMQYDKALQDENDAKKRKEEAANKLKSMLGENEVGVIGDRKVTWKTSTSSRCDTTALKAEMPDIYKQFLKSSESRRFSVN; this is encoded by the coding sequence ATGACAGCACAAGTTCTTGTCTCTACTCGCGAAATGGATAGAGCGGAATGGCTCTTGTGGCGTCGTAAAGGCATTGGCGGATCGGATGCATCCGCCGTTGCTGGTTTCAATCCCTGGCGTACGGTGCTTGAAGTCTTCTATGACAAAATCAATCTATTTCCGATTGAAATCAAAGAGCAAAACGAGCGGATGTATTGGGGAAATCTCCTCGAAGACATTGTTGCTAAAGAATTTACAATCCGCACAGGATTGAAAGTTCGTAAGAGAAATGCCATGCTCCAACATCCAGAACATAGCTTCATGATTGGCGATGTTGACCGCGAGATCATCGATAAGAAACGCGGTAAAGGAATCCTCGAAGTAAAAACCACTGATGCATTCAACCGTAAAGAGTGGGAAGGCGACAGGATTCCAGACCACTATTACATCCAGCTCCAACACTACTTAGCAGTCACGGGTTACTCATACGGATACTTTGCAGTTTTGATTGGCGGGAACAAATTCATCTATCGAGAGATTGACCGAGATGATGAATTCATTGAATCCCTAATCAAGATTGAATCGGAATTCTGGCAACTCATTGAGAACCGGACACCGCCAGAGGTTGATAGTTCGAAGTCTGCAACCAACGTATTGAATTCCTTGTATCCGAGGTCAGTCAAAAACGAAATCGCACTTCCAAGCGAAGCAAAGTTTCTTGTAATGCAGTACGACAAGGCATTGCAGGACGAGAACGATGCCAAAAAACGCAAGGAAGAGGCCGCAAACAAACTCAAGTCCATGCTTGGTGAAAACGAGGTCGGTGTCATCGGTGACCGCAAGGTGACTTGGAAGACCTCAACAAGTTCCAGATGTGACACGACAGCGCTCAAGGCCGAAATGCCTGATATCTACAAACAGTTTTTGAAATCGAGTGAATCCAGACGTTTTAGCGTCAACTAA
- a CDS encoding ImmA/IrrE family metallo-endopeptidase produces the protein MRDDRLDSLLRVVKTEGIFLSFQNLTDSPEPVLGIHFCDQDKQQPFIVLERELKNDLPAYRCVLAELLGHHLASFEANISYPYTSCWPRKHPADIAAMKWATTFLIPTKKLDNAFANGITAVSALAEHFGVTEWFMQYKLDIFKAERTERPVMAVGYSKQMKYIRATTLAVDLGLVKLSVHVPTIEHIIHSLI, from the coding sequence TTGCGCGACGACAGGCTGGATTCACTTCTTCGTGTCGTAAAAACAGAGGGCATATTCCTCTCATTTCAGAACTTAACGGACAGTCCTGAGCCTGTACTGGGAATTCATTTTTGTGATCAAGACAAACAACAACCTTTCATCGTTTTAGAGCGAGAGTTGAAAAATGACCTTCCCGCCTATAGGTGTGTACTTGCGGAGTTGCTAGGTCATCATTTAGCCAGTTTTGAAGCAAATATCTCTTATCCATACACCTCGTGTTGGCCTAGAAAACATCCTGCAGACATTGCAGCCATGAAATGGGCGACGACTTTTCTGATTCCTACAAAAAAACTTGATAATGCCTTTGCAAACGGCATCACAGCCGTTAGTGCACTTGCCGAACATTTCGGAGTAACGGAGTGGTTCATGCAGTATAAGCTTGATATTTTCAAGGCTGAGCGTACAGAACGACCAGTAATGGCTGTCGGGTATTCGAAACAAATGAAATACATACGTGCAACGACACTCGCCGTTGATTTGGGCTTGGTGAAATTGAGTGTTCATGTGCCTACTATAGAACATATCATACACTCCCTTATCTGA